In Anthocerotibacter panamensis C109, the sequence CTGTCCATCTTTTCTGCTATCAGGGACGCAGCGAAGAATGCGGCTGGAGTACTTGTCAAACTCCAGCACTCCTGATAACTACGCCCAGTTTAGGGAACTAGGGGTATTGTGCAAGCTTCCGGTCTGCACCGGCAAAGTATGTTGCCAAAGGGGACAGCCCCCGCGCACAATCGTTGTAGGCCCTTACACACCCAGACCCATGCAAGAGCAGCTAAAAGCCCTGGAAGACCAAGCTCTCTCCACGATCAGCAGCGCCCATTCTCTGGACGACTTGGAGCGCTTGCGCGTGCGCTTTTTGGGGAAAAAAGGTGAGCTATCCGCCATCTTGGGAGGCATGGGCCGCTTGAGTGCCGCTGAACGCCCGGTCATCGGGGCTGTCGCCAACACCGTGAAAGCCAAAATCGAGGAACATCTCCAGCAGCAACGCCTGGACCTGGAAGAGAAAGCCATCCAGGAGCAACTCGCTAGCGAACGGGTGGATGTGACGATGCCGGGACGCTACTTGCCTCAGGGGCGCATTCATCCGCTGCAATACACCATGGACCAGATCACGGACCTCTTTATCGGGTTGGGCTATACCCAGGTAGGTGGGCCGCACGCTGAGACCAACTACTACAACTTTGAAGCACTCAATTTCCCGCCCGACCACCCCGCCCAGGACATGCACGACACCCTCTACTTAGAGGATGGACGCTTGCTCAGGACCCACACTTCCCCTGTCCAGATCCGCTATATGGAGACCCACGAGCCGCCCCTGCGCATTGTTGTTCCCGGTCGGGTCTACCGCAAGGACGCCCTAGACGCGACCCACTCTCCGGTCTTCCATCAGGTCGAAATCCTAGTTGTAGGCGAAGACATTACCTTTGGCGACCTCAAGGGCACGTTGAGCCTCTTTATCGAGCAGCTTTTGGGCAAACGTCCGATGCGCTTTCGTCCTAGCTACTTCCCCTTCACCGAGCCCTCGATGGAAGTGGATATCTGGTGGGAGACGGCTGTAGGGAAGGGCCGTTGGATGGAAGTCCTCGGGGCCGGGATGGTCCACCCCAATGTCTTTAAGTCCGCTGGTTACGATCCTGAAAAAGTCCAGGGTTTCGCAGCCGGGATGGGGGTCGAGCGCCTCGCCATGCTGACCTACAATATCGACGACATTCGCCTTTTGTATACTTCCGACAAACGCTTCTTAGAGCAGTTTCCGGGCTGAGGACAATCGAGTACCTGAGGGCAACTACACAACGCCCACCCCTAAGCTATAGCGTGCATTTAAGCTGAGCGACGCTTGTTATCAAGAAGTTTTCCTGGAGGAGCCCCGGCTCTGGATTGAGGAAATTGGTCTGGGGTTGGGGTTATAGATGGGGTATTGGTTGAAGCTGGAGTGCCCTTGGCTGCGCTGGTTTGACCAGGTAGGGCAGTGGATTCCCACGCCCGAAGAGCGCGAAGCCCAAGCCCATCAACAGGCAGAACAACTCGTAGAAACAGAACGCCGCCATATAGCCTTATTGGTAGAGCAGCTACAGGCCTTGGGTGTCGATCCCGATCTCTTATAAGGAGCCAGACACAGACCCATTGAGTATCCCTGGGAGTATCCCTGGTAACCTCATTGCTACCCCCCAACCTGTTATGACAGAAACAGCCTGTTCTCTAGGAACGTTACCCATGACTTTGACAACCAGCTATGTTCAGGAAATTGAAGCGCTCGATGTCCCCACAGCCATCCACCAGCGCCGTTCCATCAAAAGTTTTAGCTCCGATCCCATCGCCCCCGAACTCCTTGAGCAACTCCTCGAACTGACCGTAGCCGCTCCTAGCAGCTATAACCTCCAAGATTGGCGCATCATTCTAGTTCAGGACCCCGCCCAAAAAGCCGCGCTCAGTGCCGCTTCTTGGGGCCAACAAATGGTCGTCCAAGCTCCGGTGACATTTGTTTTCGCCGCAGACCCCAATGCTTGGCAGAAAAACCTGCCGCTCATCCTTGAGGAAGGCTTGCGTAGCGGAGCCTGGAGTGAAGGAACGGCTAGCTATTTCAAGCAGGCCATTCCTCAATTTCAGACTGCCCTCAAGGATAAAGCCCGCGAGTACGCGATCAAAGACGCCATCATCGCTGCGACCCACACCGCTCTTGCCGCAGAGAGCCTGGGGCTGTCCACTTGTTTCATGAACGGCTGGATCGAAGAGCAGGTGAAAGCGATCATCGGTGCAGAAGACCCGGACTTGGCGATTGCCCTGTTGCTACCCGTAGGCTACAAAGCTGAAGCACGTCTAAATCCAGGCCGTCTACCCTTCAGCGTCAATGTCTCTATCGACCGTCTGAATAATCCCTACCCCGGCGTGTGAAGGCTCTACCCAAGGCGGCTTCATTCAGGGATGTCTTTGATGATCATGACCTCGGTGGCCTTAATTAGGGCGGTGACAGTGTCGCCGGGGGCGAGGCGCAGAGCTTCGGCGGAGCGGCGGGTGATGACTGCATCTACGACCTGTTCGCCTACCTGTACGGTGACTTCGGCCAGGATATCCCCGAACTGTATGGCGATGACTTTGCCGGTGAGTTGATTGCGTCCGCTGATCTGTTTAGCCATGGAATCACCAGGAGAATTGGGTAGTTGGTTTCAGCGGAGGATAGGCAGGGTCGGCTAGGACAACCGTAGGGGCACCCACGGCCTGAATCGTTCCTGCCTGCAAAAGTACGACGGTATCCGCAAGGCTCAGCGCTTCGGTACGGCTATGGGTGACCAGGACCATAGGCAGATCCAGCCGGACTTGGAGCGCTTTGAGTTCTTCTGCTAAGACCGTGCGCAGTTCGCCATCCAACGCATTAAAAGGCTCGTCTAGGAGTAAAAGATGTGGTTGGGGAGCGAGTGCCCGTG encodes:
- the pheS gene encoding phenylalanine--tRNA ligase subunit alpha, producing the protein MQEQLKALEDQALSTISSAHSLDDLERLRVRFLGKKGELSAILGGMGRLSAAERPVIGAVANTVKAKIEEHLQQQRLDLEEKAIQEQLASERVDVTMPGRYLPQGRIHPLQYTMDQITDLFIGLGYTQVGGPHAETNYYNFEALNFPPDHPAQDMHDTLYLEDGRLLRTHTSPVQIRYMETHEPPLRIVVPGRVYRKDALDATHSPVFHQVEILVVGEDITFGDLKGTLSLFIEQLLGKRPMRFRPSYFPFTEPSMEVDIWWETAVGKGRWMEVLGAGMVHPNVFKSAGYDPEKVQGFAAGMGVERLAMLTYNIDDIRLLYTSDKRFLEQFPG
- a CDS encoding nitroreductase family protein; amino-acid sequence: MTLTTSYVQEIEALDVPTAIHQRRSIKSFSSDPIAPELLEQLLELTVAAPSSYNLQDWRIILVQDPAQKAALSAASWGQQMVVQAPVTFVFAADPNAWQKNLPLILEEGLRSGAWSEGTASYFKQAIPQFQTALKDKAREYAIKDAIIAATHTALAAESLGLSTCFMNGWIEEQVKAIIGAEDPDLAIALLLPVGYKAEARLNPGRLPFSVNVSIDRLNNPYPGV
- a CDS encoding TOBE domain-containing protein; translated protein: MAKQISGRNQLTGKVIAIQFGDILAEVTVQVGEQVVDAVITRRSAEALRLAPGDTVTALIKATEVMIIKDIPE